Proteins from a single region of Chryseobacterium sp. T16E-39:
- a CDS encoding multidrug effflux MFS transporter, with protein sequence MKNLSIIVFILALLNTLESLSIDLYLPAFPSMSKIFQTDIGHIQISISIFFAGFAIGQLLWGPLSDKKGRKPMLYCGLILFIVGAVAIIFTKNIYVLWTMRFLQAFGGSAGIVIGRAIVIDLYDKEKAVAIFSKQSQISGIAPIVAPLLGSIFLRFWGWNSAFSFLSILGALTLLLVVRYIPETNSKLTSPKTTANEIGLKEQLRIILSNRDFIINTIIGSIAFASLIIYISNAPLLFMEIHGFSSEVFSFIFAFNSLALILAAYITPKLIQRIKNIKILLSATILLLSMSSLHLLVSLCQLPVGLEVVVLFSSLIAIGILFPITTAHALSPFKEGRGTAAALMGFMQLMVTFLMSGLVGMLEAKSIIPMIITRIALAMIAVYFAYYTFSRKKVLA encoded by the coding sequence ATGAAAAACCTGAGTATTATTGTATTTATTTTAGCTCTTTTAAACACTTTAGAGTCTCTGAGTATTGATCTGTATTTGCCTGCCTTTCCAAGTATGTCCAAAATTTTCCAGACCGATATCGGGCATATCCAGATTTCTATCTCTATATTTTTTGCGGGTTTTGCTATTGGGCAGCTATTGTGGGGACCTTTATCCGATAAAAAAGGAAGAAAACCTATGCTGTATTGTGGATTGATTCTTTTTATAGTAGGTGCGGTTGCCATAATTTTCACAAAAAATATCTATGTGTTATGGACAATGCGTTTTCTCCAGGCATTTGGCGGAAGTGCGGGTATTGTTATTGGCAGGGCGATCGTTATAGATTTGTATGATAAAGAAAAAGCCGTGGCCATTTTTTCCAAGCAATCTCAGATCAGTGGTATTGCTCCTATTGTTGCTCCTTTACTGGGAAGTATCTTTTTAAGATTTTGGGGATGGAACAGCGCCTTTAGTTTTTTAAGTATTTTAGGGGCTTTAACTTTATTACTTGTTGTAAGATACATCCCTGAAACTAATTCTAAATTAACATCCCCTAAAACAACTGCAAATGAGATAGGGTTAAAAGAACAGTTAAGAATAATTCTTTCGAATAGAGATTTTATAATTAATACAATTATCGGAAGTATCGCTTTTGCTTCATTAATTATCTACATTTCCAATGCACCACTGCTGTTTATGGAGATACATGGATTTTCCAGTGAGGTCTTCAGTTTTATATTTGCTTTTAATTCTTTGGCACTGATATTAGCCGCCTATATAACCCCTAAATTAATACAGCGAATAAAGAATATCAAGATTTTATTATCAGCAACTATTTTGCTGCTTTCCATGAGCAGTCTGCATTTATTGGTGTCATTATGTCAGTTGCCTGTAGGCCTTGAAGTTGTGGTGTTATTTTCTTCTCTTATTGCAATTGGTATTCTCTTTCCTATCACTACGGCTCATGCATTATCTCCTTTTAAAGAGGGGCGTGGTACTGCAGCGGCATTAATGGGCTTTATGCAATTAATGGTTACTTTTTTGATGTCAGGATTAGTAGGAATGTTGGA